The Coccidioides posadasii str. Silveira chromosome 3, complete sequence genome contains a region encoding:
- the SER33 gene encoding D-3-phosphoglycerate dehydrogenase 2 (EggNog:ENOG410PFGT~COG:E~BUSCO:7004at33183): protein MYSYRRESGSMATGARDIFNPNELSHQVSRSLSFSAQSPPSSYGTSGTPFASRVPAPFPLKQLKPFATEDIKILLLENVNKTGRDILKEQGYQVEFYKSSLPEDQLIEKIRDVHVIGIRSKTKLTAKVLSEAKNLIVIGCFCIGTNQVDLQFAADHGIAVFNSPFSNSRSVAELVIGEIIALARQLCDRSAEMHSGMWQKVSNKCWEVRGKTLGIVGYGHIGSQLSVLAEAMGMSVIYYDVLNLMAMGTARQVATLDELLASADFVTLHVPELPETKNMISGAQLEKMKDGSYLINASRGSVVDIPALVQAMRSGKVAGAALDVYPSEPAGNGDYFNKDLNTWAEDLRSLKNLILTPHIGGSTEEAQSAIGIEVANALVRYVNEGTTLGAVNMPEVTLRSLTIEEPNHARVIFIHRNVPGVLRKVNEVLANHNVDKQMTDSRGDVAYLMADISDVNSSDIKELYQQLESLSSRIMTRVLF, encoded by the exons ATGTACTCTTATCGTCGTGAAAGCGGCAGCATGGCGACCGGCGCGAGGGACATATTCAACCCCAACGAGCTTTCCCACCAGGTCTCTCGCAGCCTGAGCTTTTCTGCCCAGTCTCCGCCGTCCAGCTATGGTACGAGCGGCACACCATTTGCCAGCCGGGTTCCCGCACCGTTTCCATTGAAACAATTGAAGCCGTTTGCTACGGAGGATATAAAGATCTTGTTGCTGGAGAATGTGAACAAGACAGGCAGGGATATCCTGAAGGAACAGGGGTATCAGGTGGAGTTTTATAAATCTTCCCTGCCGGAGGATCAATTAATCGAAAAGATCAG AGATGTGCACGTCATCGGCATACGATCCAAAACGAAGCTCACTGCTAAAGTTCTTAGTGAAGCTAAGAATCTAATAGTCATCGGATGTTTCTGCATTGGCACGAATCAAGTCGATCTCCAATTCGCCGCTGACCATGGTATTGCCGTGTTCAACTCTCCCTTTAGCAACTCGCGTAGCGTTGCCGAGTTGGTGATCGGAGAGATCATTGCTCTCGCTAGACAGCTATGCGACCGTTCAGCAGAAATGCATAGCGGGATGTGGCAGAAAGTGAGCAATAAATGCTGGGAGGTTCGAGGGAAGACACTTG GTATCGTCGGATACGGTCACATTGGCTCTCAGCTCTCAGTTCTCGCCGAAGCTATGGGCATGTCGGTCATTTACTATGATGTGCTCAACCTGATGGCCATGGGGACTGCTCGTCAAGTTGCTACGCTAGACGAACTTCTCGCATCTGCGGATTTTGTCACTTTACACGTCCCCGAGCTCCCAGAAACCAAGAATATGATCAGCGGTGCTCAACTCGAGAAAATGAAGGATGGAAGCTATCTCATCAATGCCAGTCGCGGCAGCGTCGTGGATATTCCTGCCCTTGTTCAGGCTATGCGTTCCGGGAAGGTTGCCGGTGCAGCTCTTGATGTGTACCCTAGTGAACCGGCCGGTAATGGCGACTATTTCAATAAGGACCTAAATACCTGGGCCGAAGATTTGAGATCGTTGAAGAACCTTATCCTTACACCGCATATCGGTGGAAGCACTGAGGAGGCTCAGAGCGCCATCGGCATCGAAGTTGCAAATGCCTTGGTGCGGTATGTGAACGAGGGCACTACCCTCGGTGCTGTCAACATGCCAGAGGTTACACTGCGTTCATTGACTATAGAGGAGCCCAACCATGCTCGA GTCATTTTCATCCATCGAAACGTTCCTGGTGTGTTAAGAAAAG TTAACGAGGTCCTCGCAAATCACAATGTCGACAAACAAATGACGGATAGCCGCGGCGAT GTCGCCTACCTAATGGCTGATATTAGTGATGTCAACTCATCAGATATTAAAGAACTATACCAACAACTCGAAAGCCTGTCAT CTCGAATAATGACTCGGGTCTTATTTTAA
- the SES1 gene encoding Cytosolic seryl-tRNA synthetase (BUSCO:209053at4751~EggNog:ENOG410PFEB~COG:J~BUSCO:5843at33183), protein MLDIADLIADRGGDPKKVKESQRRRFASEELVDEVISLYEDARRTRYEASQIGSKINALQKEIGMKKKNKEDASELLAQKAKLEQDKKAQEDLAVEKEKLRDRKLKTIGNYVHDSVPISNNEDDNAIIKTWAPEGAKVEKRDCLSHHEVLTRLDGYDPERGVKIVGHRGFCLTGYGLFLNLALVNYGLEFLFNKGYKPNQPPFFMLRDYMAKTAQLEQFDEELYKVTESEDKSTDKYLIATSEQPLSALHDGEWLQDKELPIKYAGYSTCFRKEAGSHGKDAWGIFRVHQFEKIEQFILTKPEESWKTFDDMITTSEEFYQSLGLPYQIVSIVSGALNNAASKKWDLEAWFPFQGEYKELVSCSNCTDYQSRELDIRFGPKKTTDTKKAYVHALNATLCATERALCCILENYQQEDGIIVPEVLRKYIPGQPEFLPYTKELPKDTTSQKTKAKPKAKADKSDVTKTMENLKIE, encoded by the exons ATGCTTGATATTGCAGACCTGATCGCCGACCGCGGCGGTGATCCCAAGAAGGTCAAGGAGAGTCAGCGCCGGAGATTTGCGTCGGAGGAGCTTGTCGATGAGGTGATTAGTTTATATGAAGACGCCCGTCGAA CACGCTATGAAGCTTCGCAAATCGGCTCGAAGATCAATGCGCTCCAGAAAGAGATTGGCATGAAGAAGAAG AATAAGGAAGACGCTTCTGAGCTTTTGGCGCAAAAAGCGAAGTTGGAGCAGGACAAGAAGGCTCAGGAAGATTTGGCGGTTGAGAAGGAAAAGCTGAGAGATCGCAAGTTGAAGACGATTGGCAACTATGTTCACGATTCGGTTCCTATTAGCAACAATGAG GATGATAATGCGATCATCAAGACATGGGCGCCAGAAGGCGCCAAGGTCGAAAAGAGAGACTGCTTGTCACATCATGAAGTCCTCACACGACTAGACGGCTACGATCCGGAGAGAGGGGTCAAGATTGTTGGTCATCGTGGATTCTGCCTAACGGGTTATGGTCTTTTCTTAAACCTCGCCCTCGTCAACTACGGTCTTGAATTTCTGTTCAACAAGGGATACAAGCCAAATCAGCCGCCATTCTTCATGCTTCGGGATTACATGGCCAAAACGGCGCAGCTGGAGCAATTTGACGAGGAATTGTATAAAGTTACGGAAAGTGAGGATAAGAGCACGGACAAGTACTTGATCGCGACTTCGGAACAGCCCTTGTCCGCATTACACGATGGAGAGTGGCTACAGGATAAGGAACTTCCTATTAA ATACGCCGGATACAGCACATGTTTCAGGAAAGAGGCTGGGTCCCATGGAAAGGATGCTTGGGGCATTTTCCGTGTGCATCAATTCGAAAAG ATAGAGCAGTTTATCTTGACAAAGCCCGAAGAATCCTGGAAAACATTCGACGACATGATTACCACTTCAGAGGAGTTTTACCAGTCTCTTGGTCTTCCGTACCAGATCGTCTCAATTGTTTCAGGGGCCCTGAACAATGCGGCCTCCAAAAAGTGGGACTTGGAAGCTTGGTTCCCATTCCAGGGTGAATACAAGGAATTAGTTTCTTGCTCGAACTGCACCGACTACCAATCTAGAGAATTGGATATCCGCTTTGGTCCCAAGAAGACTACGGATACTAAGAAGGCTTACGTTCATGCCCTCAATGCCACACTGTGCGCCACGGAGAGAGCTCTTTGCTGCATCCTGGAGAACTACCAACAAGAAGAT GGCATCATCGTCCCTGAGGTCCTCAGGAAATATATCCCTGGCCAACCTGAATTCCTGCCATACACGAAGGAACTTCCTAAAGATACCACCTCTCAAAAGACTAAAGCCAAGCCCAAGGCAAAAGCTGATAAGAGCGACGTGACAAAAACTatggaaaatctcaaaataGAGTAA
- a CDS encoding uncharacterized protein (EggNog:ENOG410PMSV~COG:S~BUSCO:2602at33183), with translation MQADIASMEFSSGRKLKTYGRASRNIVRSPFQRTLPERFDQDTSPTPKDVGISRRDIETPRKALHRGNSETTKKVERPRLTVPKIEGSIYDIPSSDDDTQNRSGRERKRRRLETPTALCKFSQVDRTALVESRERPQQVQIDKPLERQSSAVKRARHTVAEKSPRVGVVIQSPPSAKANGTNQFDHDQRTLPGKKPLSLGSPSKQPLSARSWSHRFRHDPGSRPGPTNPAASVPANQPVRPSLSRSPSQKLKEMTQHLSTESYVKTPLKRSLTSEKEGSIAGTPRTSSRLRLIDALNTGDMEDTESSSDPDTVRSDLSHRSRTNSRASSRGPPPTKDSVSTNTFPSVNPRRRRPEISNQLQQNTSRVTYARQRSFRTEGDMDTNMSGMNDMKPTSASKADPLLFDIGTSLLPPKLVPNLQEPDDNNDTGPGMVRSIYELRRAGGNARYQAVIESIFEDLEEKTASTSRKRSGFFQLCSKLVDTEFSRRFISNSLEKRLSECTVNEPDMICTYLTVCIYTLLLASGPTSPVALQTCFTQILDAAPSLLPEERDILQLIKLPNFNMSKAGQSSLRDLCVQLRENKLWSELPPARLSPQNLELRSLELAVRKVREAGDRTATVSNPVLAQIVDLLLQHSREGANSDLFVLEMAFSILESYTVGLPSLDSEQERILNRLSRMGLLLAQLIDRSDAASRQIQILQIRLILNITNNNPALCEDFATPDMVGALARLVLSNFRTVAEDLASDKKESLLDTVILALGTLINLTEWSSRSRGLFLQMKHGPAILVDRLMELFIGGLETVSEADSVVQTHSNVAFGYLSVLLSTLCLDDEVRTQVRRKMRGNNLSRLLAIVEEFLHYYRKVEEELKDPVLEEDAMAGFTSRLQSIVERIREAEGLRR, from the exons ATGCAAGCCGATATTGCCTCCATGGAATTTTCCTCTGGGCGAAAGCTGAAGACCTACGGACGGGCCTCACGAAACATCGTGCGCAGTCCGTTCCAGCGCACCCTGCCTGAGCGCTTCGATCAGGATACGTCTCCTACGCCGAAAGACGTCGGAATTTCTAGGAGGGATATTGAAACACCGCGCAAGGCACTACACAGAGGAAACTCAGAAACAACGAAAAAGGTGGAAAGGCCTCGACTGACAGTTCCGAAAATTGAGGGCAGCATCTACGATATCCCCTCGTCAGACGATGACACGCAGAATAGGTCTGGACGCGAGCGCAAGCGCAGGAGGTTGGAGACTCCAACAGCTCTGTGCAAGTTCTCACAGGTTGATCGCACCGCTCTAGTAGAATCGCGAGAACGACCACAACAGGTTCAAATAGACAAGCCATTGGAACGACAGAGTAGTGCGGTTAAAAGGGCCAGGCATACTGTCGCAGAGAAATCTCCTCGGGTAGGAGTTGTCATTCAATCACCTCCCTCAGCCAAAGCAAACGGTACCAATCAATTTGATCATGACCAGAGAACGTTGCCAGGTAAAAAGCCCCTTTCGCTCGGGTCGCCAAGCAAACAACCTTTGTCTGCTCGTTCATGGAGTCATCGTTTCCGTCATGACCCAGGTTCGAGGCCAGGGCCCACGAACCCAGCCGCCTCAGTGCCTGCAAACCAGCCTGTTAGGCCCAGTCTCTCGCGGAGTCCATCTCAGAAACTCAAGGAAATGACGCAGCACTTGTCTACTGAATCGTATGTTAAGACTCCTCTCAAGCGGTCCCTAACTAGTGAAAAGGAAGGGTCAATTGCCGGGACCCCGCGAACTTCGTCCCGCTTGAGGTTGATAGACGCGCTAAATACCGGTGATATGGAGGATACGGAAAGTTCCAGTGACCCGGATACCGTTCGATCAGATCTATCTCATCGTTCGAGGACTAATTCCCGAGCCTCCTCCAGGGGGCCGCCGCCAACGAAAGACTCCGTTTCAACCAATACCTTTCCATCCGTTAACCCTCGTCGGCGGCGACCAGAAATCTCAAACCAGCTACAACAAAATACTTCGAGAGTAACCTATGCGCGACAAAGGTCCTTTCGTACAGAGGGCGATATGGACACCAATATGTCGGGGATGAATGATATGAAACCTACGTCCGCGTCAAAAGCCGACCCGTTGTTATTCGATATTGGCACGAGCTTATTGCCTCCGAAACTAGTTCCGAACTTACAAGAACCCGATGACAACAACGATACCGGCCCCGGGATGGTTAGAAGCATTTACGAGCTTCGACGAGCAGGTGGCAACGCGAGGTACCAGGCGGTCATCGAGTCTATCTTTGAAGATCTCGAGGAGAAAACAGCCTCAACCTCGAGAAAACGCAGCGGGTTTTTTCAGTTGTGTTCGAAACTCGTAGATACCGAGTTTTCACGTCGCTTTATCAGCAATTCCTTGGAAAAGAGGCTTTCTGAATGCACCGTTAATGAACCCGATATGATTTGCACATATCTCACTGTGTGCATTTATACACTACTCCTTGCGTCTGGGCCTACTTCTCCAGTAGCTCTGCAGACTTGCTTTACGCAGATATTGGACGCCGCTCCCTCTCTTCTTCCCGAAGAACGGGATATACTACAGCTAATCAAGCTTCCCAACTTTAACATGTCAAAGGCAGGCCAATCTAGTCTACGAGATCTTTGCGTGCAGCTTCGCGAAAACAAACTATGGTCAGAATTACCTCCCGCGAGGCTTTCACCACAGAACCTAGAGTTACGATCACTAGAGCTAGCGGTGCGCAAAGTTCGAGAAGCTGGTGATCGAACGGCGACAGTTTCGAACCCTGTCCTTGCGCAGATAGTGGaccttcttcttcaacatTCACGGGAAGGCGCCAATAGCGATCTTTTCGTTCTCGAGATGGCATTTTCAATTTTGGAGTCTTATACCGTTGGCCTACCGTCTTTGGACAGCGAGCAGGAGAGAATTCTAAATCGTCTCTCGCGAATGGGCTTGCTCCTAGCACAGCTAATCGATAGATCTGATGCGGCGAGTCGGCAAATCCAGATACTGCAGATTCGTCTCATCCTTAACATTACAAACAACAATCCAGCTCTCTGCGAAGACTTTGCAACGCCTGATATGGTTGGTGCACTAGCCCGACTTGTTTTGTCCAACTTCAGGACAGTAGCGGAAGATTTGGCTAGTGATAAGAAAGAATCGCTGTTGGATACAGTGATTCTTGCACTTGGAACGTTGATCAACTTGACCGAATGGAGCAGCAGGTCCAGGGGACTATTTTTGCAGATGAAGCATGGTCCTGCGATTCTGGTTGACCGTCTCATGGAGTTGTTCATTGGTGGACTAGAGACAGTCTCAGAA gCTGACTCCGTTGTCCAAACACACTCCAACGTTGCTTTTGGCTATCTATCCGTCCTCCTCAGCACTTTATGCCTTGACGATGAAGTGCGGACCCAAGTGCGCAGGAAGATGCGCGGCAATAACCTCAGCCGTCTTCTTGCCATCGTGGAGGAGTTTCTACACTACTACCGAAAGGTCGAGGAGGAACTGAAGGATCCTGTTTTGGAAGAGGATGCTATGGCGGGGTTCACGTCTCGACTTCAGAGTATTGTTGAGCGGATCCGTGAGGCGGAAGGATTGAGGAGGTAA
- the RHB1 gene encoding GTP-binding protein (EggNog:ENOG410PJZE~COG:S~BUSCO:13782at33183), with protein MAPIRQRKVAIVGSRAVGKSSLTVRFVEGTFVENYYPTIENTFSRVITYKGQDYSTEIVDTAGQDEYSLLNSKHFIGIHGYMIVYSVASRQSFEMVRVIRDKILNHLGADWVPLVLVGNKCDLQPEWRQISIEEGKKTAEEFNCAWTEASARNDLNVANAFELIIAEIEKSQNPNQPTGGSKCVLM; from the exons ATGGCTCCAATTCGACAGAGAAAGGTTGCCATTGTAGGAAGTCGTGCTGTCG GTAAATCGTCTCTCACCGTTCGCTTCGTTGAGGGAACCTTCGTCGAGAACTATTACCCCACCATCGAGAATACCTTTAGCCGTGTCATCACCTATAAAGGACAAGATTACTCTACCGAAATTGTCGACACGGCCGGGCAGGACGAATATAGTCTCTTGAACTCGAAACACTTCATTGGAATCCATGGATACATGATCGTCTATTCGGTTGCTTCTAGACAGTCTTTCGAGATGGTCAGGGTCATCCGTGACAAGATCCTCAATCACCTG GGCGCTGACTGGGTTCCCCTAGTCTTGGTCGGAAACAAATGTGACTTGCAGCCTGAGTGGCGCCAGATTAGCATCgaggaagggaaaaagacTGCCGAGGAGTTCAATTGTGCCTGGACCGAAGCGAGCGCAAGAAACGACCTGAATGTTGCAAATGCGTTCGAATTGATCATTGCTGAGATTGAGAAGTCCCAGAACCCCAATCAGCCAACTGGCGGAAGCAAGTGTGTTCTCATGTAG